In bacterium, the sequence TTTGACATTTGGGCTTTGGGTTTGATTTGACATTTGAGCTTTGACATTCTGGTTTTCAATGCAGCGTCGTCCCGATTATGTGCTTATAACGCTCACCGCTTCACTTCTTGTTATGGGGCTTATTATTCTTTCCAGCGCCTCGGTAGCGATATCCCATAACCAGTACGGCTCCACGTCCAGACTCATCCTCAACCAGCTGTTCCCCGGAGTAGTCGTTGGGTGTCTTGGATTTTTTTTCTCTTGGCGCATTGTTCCATATACATTTTGGAGAAAAGTTTCTTTGCCGCTGCTTCTTGGTACGCTTATTCTGCTTGGGGCGGTTTTTACGGATCAATTCGGGTTTAGCGCCGGCGGAGCAAGACGCTGGATCCATTTTAAATTCATATTCTTTCAGCCGTCCGAACTTGCCAAGCTTGCCATTATCGTGTATCTGGCTGCATTTTTTGCAAAGTTCAAGGATAATCTCGAAAATTTCTGGCAGACCGTATTCCCCTTCATGCTGGTATCGGCGGCAATCCTGGGATTTATTGCCCTGGAGCCCGATATCGGAACCCTCGGCGTCCTTACGATGATCATTGGGGCTCTCTTTTTTGTTGCGGGGGGCGCATGGAAATACATCAGCTATTTCATCGGAGGCGGCATAGCCCTTTTTTTTATACTGATTAAGACCACCCCGTACCGCTTCGATCGTTTTCTCGTTTTCTTGCATCCGGAACTTGATCCAAAAGGCATCGGCTATCAGATACAACAGGCGCTTCTTGCCATAGGTTCTGGAGGATTGTGGGGGCTGGGGCTTGGCGAAAGCCGTCAGAAATACAGCTTTCTTCCGGAATCCGTCGGTGATTCTATTTT encodes:
- the ftsW gene encoding putative lipid II flippase FtsW gives rise to the protein MQRRPDYVLITLTASLLVMGLIILSSASVAISHNQYGSTSRLILNQLFPGVVVGCLGFFFSWRIVPYTFWRKVSLPLLLGTLILLGAVFTDQFGFSAGGARRWIHFKFIFFQPSELAKLAIIVYLAAFFAKFKDNLENFWQTVFPFMLVSAAILGFIALEPDIGTLGVLTMIIGALFFVAGGAWKYISYFIGGGIALFFILIKTTPYRFDRFLVFLHPELDPKGIGYQIQQALLAIGSGGLWGLGLGESRQKYSFLPESVGDSIFAIAAEELGFIGATVLVLLFMFFVLRAFRIAYRAPDLFGRYLAVGIASWIAFQAFINMSAITGLIPLTGITLPFVSYGGSSLALVLTSCGILVNISKYAKS